GGCAGTACAAGtagtaggggtgggaatcttttcagaaagggttttaatcgccatgaacgtttgcagacaaggaatttactttggcaggaaaatgcatacattcaacatagaggagtaaatcttaaataagtggtgtaagtttaaacaagtctaactatactatacaAAAGGTTCAAAGTCTAATTAACTAATGCTAACATATACTAAGGGGATAGGTATTACTTCACAGTTAAATGAATTATCAATTGGTTTGAGCGAGATTGGAACCAAGGGTACCGTGTTTTTTCAGTAGACTCGATGGTTCACATGAGGGTTCCTGAGGAGTTAATTTGTACAAGACAGTGTAATTGCCCTTATGACCtttcgattcaatatatgcttacatatttatttattttttacaaaaaattGTGAATCAAAGTGAATCACTagaagactgaattgcgatttatatgtgaatcgatttttcccccacccctaacaAGTAGGCCATTGCTATGTTTCCTATTTCAATGAAATGTAATAGAATCCAACTCTTACTCAAATGCAGATTTTTTTCCTTTGAATGATTTAATGATACACTCCATTACCTTCTCAAAGATGCATTTCCTTCCTTCTACTCACACATTACAGAAAGTGCAGCAACACCCTTGGTACAACAGTAATCAGCAGCAATTGAATCAAAACAGCTCCCATCTTAAAACATCTTGAGCTGGTGGATTGATGGCTTACTCTACTACAGTAAATGATGATTCAATAAGACCACAGGAACAAAACATATGTGCAGCTGAGTGTTGACATAATTTGTCCCCATGTCCTGTCTGTCAAAACCAAACCCTTCAATCAGAAATGTGGTGCACAACCCAAGTGCATCCATGGCTGCCATGCTGCGACTGGCAGTCTCCCTCTGTTGGTGGACCCAATGATGTAGAAGTTAGAACCCGCTCGGACACCATCACTCGTGAGCCTTCTCCGTGCTGTTCGTCCACACGGGGTTCCGTTTCTCAAAGAAGGCGCGTATGCCCTCCTGCCCGTCTCTCAGAGACAGGTTATCCACCATGACCCTGGAGGCCGTAGCGTAGGCAGCCTCTCGACCCTGGGCCATCTGTCTGTTCCAGCAACACAAGCAAGATCATGTACAATCATAGTGTATGGAGCATTTTTGTGTCATGTTGTGTGtatgaaaaaaacatttctaaaggtttaaaaaaatattttgacaaAAAGGTTAAGTAAAAGTTtagaaaggtttaaaaaatatttttgaaaaaaaatcaaatactttgttactgtacttcagtagatttttctggtatcagtacttaaaaaaagaaagttcTGACAATGTTTTACTAATAGACTAAAAAAGGTAGTACTAATGACCACTTTTTGTCAGAGCCGCTTGATTACTTtaacttaagtaaaaaagtgtagtcagtacttcaattACCAGAatatttttaaacatgagtatctgtacttctacttgagtgaaggatgtgtgtaccttTGCCATCCCTATTGTTAGCAAGGTTTGATAAGATTTAGGAGAGAACATTGGAAGACTGAAAGGCATACATCAACACACCTATAGAAAGTAGCCTTTCCAAGCGCTACGACAGGACGGCTGGTCTGGCACACCCGTCTGGCCATCTCCATTGTGACCTCCTCCAGACACTCCTCTGGAACCACCTTACTGACCAGCCCATGCAGCAAAGCATCCTGGGCCGAGATTGGACTTCCTGTGAACAGCATCTCCATCGCGACCTGAAGCAAACACAAATGTACAGTGTCTTTAGAGACCAATGAGAAATTCATTTCCTTGATTCCAAAGGAAATGAAAGTGTAACATTGTTGTgagtcttagtgtgtgtgtgtgtactctcaagTTCACCTTCCGGGGTACAGCCCTCCCTATGGCCACAGCTGGTGTAGAGCAGAACAGCCCCACGTTGACCCCTGGAGTAGCAAAGGTGGACTTCTCTGTTACCACAGCAATGTCACAACTTGCAACGAGTTGGCAACCTGCTGCCGTGGCAACCCCATTTACCATCGCAATAACAGGCACAGGGATCTCCTGAATTAAAGTCATAACCTGAAACCACAAAGGGAGACGGTGTGTTTGTAGTGTTTGTGGtcttgtgacacacacacagagagactagACCTCACCTCTGAGCAGGTCTGGAACACATTTTTGTGGTATTCTCTTCCCTGTGCTGACGTCAGTTCCTTCAGGTCATGTCCAGAAGAGAACACAGGGCCCTTTGCTGCAAGAGGAACATCAGAACATAGACCCACAACACTCACTTCCAGTAAAGGCCTGTCCGGTAAAGAGacagctgagagagaaagttgttCTGCACCGGTCATACTACCCTGCTCCTAATGGAATGGCTTTATATGCGGTCATACCAGAAATAATGATGACCCTGAGGTCTTCACTGTCGATGTCAGCTAGAATGTCCTCTCGCAGGGAGCCCAGCATGGCAAGGGATAAAGCATTCCGCTTTCTGGGATTGTTCAGCGTTATATTCCTAAAGAAAATATAATTTTAAGTGAAACTTAAACTTGACAGATCCCATCATTAGTGGATCATAGAAGGGCCAGTATCCAAAACAATGATTCCCCATAATGCAATGCAATGGTTAGTTTACATAGCCTACGACTCGAGCAGGCAAACTCATGAGTAAATCATCAACGAACTATGCTAACTAGCTACCAACATTGCATGACTAAACTTTCGGTCAGCGCAATTGAATCTTTCTCCAACCTTATTCCATTTTTTTGGAGCCTGACAGTAAGCGGATCCTTTTGGGTTTGTGTGCTTAGGGGACGTGCCCCGGTCAGAAGTGTCAACCTGCAGAGCTGGACGACATCAGCAGCTCTGTATAACAGGTTTCTAGCCATGTTTACACGGACGGTCCACTGTCATGTCAGAAATTGTGTTGGACTGCATTGACTTCCTAGCTGCGGCTTTCACAATAAAGGTTTTCCACAGGTCAGTGTGCACACATAATTATGCCATGTGATTAAGGCACTACACTTTAAAGAGACCATATTTCTTTCAGACCGATAATTGCAGGAGGCGGGTAGTGCAAGGTACTGACTTATCTAAAGTAAGTGTATCTCGTGCAAAATGTATGGCATGGGATTACGTGAGTGGTAGTCTGTTAACCTTGAGAGCTAACTTTGTTAATTAAGCTGCTTGTATTATGATTTATATTTTATAAACTGGCGCAGAGGGAAGCCTCAGTATACCTGCAGAAAACAACTCATAGCCTATGTATGGGGTGGAGTTCTGTGCGCTCATCTCGTCTGGAGTAGACGTACGTGCCACATTACGCACAAGGAGTTCGCCAAGTAGGCTGTGCTCACGCTGCTTGTAGCCTACtggggattttttttcttcagattTTTAGTTCCTAACGTTTTTTGTCAACAACTTAATTTTAATCATTTTCTTTGTGGGAAATTTGATGAACGAACATTTTGTGTAGGCCTACGTGTGCCTAATGCGGTTGTATACGCTACAGGTAAGTTATTTTATGAAGAAATGTATTGTTTTAAAACAGTAACTTTAATACAAAGTTACATTTAAGCCTTAAGATAGTCTGTACATCACTGGACAAATTGCCCTCATTTATTTAAAGGCCACTCTTCAACAAGGAGGGATTGTCTAACGGAGCTTGTTATACCATACCTGATCCAGAATAACTCGTCGATCAGCTTAGGAGCTGTCGTGATGCTGTGCCATTGACTACCCGCAGCGACATCTCGCAATGCCTTGTCAttagagtgtagtgttgtgacATTGATGTCACATAGCTTAGTACAGGTGTAGCTTACTCGGAGAACAAGCAGTCTTTACTGATAGGTACTACTCAGTTTTGGAGAGAGGTATGTAACTTGGTACCATATGACTGTGGTGAATTTGTTGGCATTGACATTAGGCATATTGGTTGATTGAAAGGGTATTGCTTAGTTTCCTAGTGTTCTATTCTATCACCTTCAAGTTTAGTCAAACTGAAGTTATTTACTTATTATTTGCTTTTCATTCAGATCTAGGACAGATTGTAAATGTTGTCTTGTGAAATAGGGTGATTTGTATTTGAGCTTTCTGAgcatttttcttcctctcttcccagaCCTTGTTGACAGACACAGGAGCAGATGATTCTTCAGAGTGAGACCGGAAACGTTTCTGGACCTTTGGGGAAAGCCAGACCCTCCATGAGATGCCCACAAGTGGCACCAAGTCTCAGCCAGTAACCATGGATTTCCACGTAAAGGCCAATCCTCATCTCCAATTCGAGGTCAACGGAGGTCATGATGGTGGCCGTAGAAAGTCTCAGAGCCGGACCAGGAGTGTGAGTATGGGAGATCATGTTAGTAGAGAATGTACTCTATGTAATTACTGTAGTGTAACTTTGCaccttgttttttttccttgaaTTGTGCTCTCAAGTTGTGTGTGGTTGACAGCTGTTAGTTAAACCCTAACCCATGTAAGACCTGACAATGAAgcgttcactttccttgtgtatCAAGTTCAGAACTGAATCTTTTTGCACTGTATTTCTGTCGCTATACACAAGCCCTGACAGGTACACTAGGTTCTGTTTATACAACAAACAAACTTCCTGCTTCATCTGTGACACTGGATTAAGTACTGAATCCAGTCGCATGCCTCAGGGGTGACATTCACATACTCTTAAGAGTCAAACCGGTTAAGCTGCAGTTTTCTACCCCATAACTCATCACTCATTGCACATAAATCTCCAAGTCAGTTTGGTTTCAGCAGGGTGTTTTCGCAACAGTGagtatgtgggtgggtgtgtgtgtgagtatgtggatGGGTCGGTGGGtagatttttttgtgtgttgatAGGTATTGAGAAAAACAGGTTTTTtatgtcactacgtcactactCAAAGTGGTAAAGCATCCAGCTACCAAGGCAACCCTGTTCACAATGGCAGTCCTGGGATCTATATAAAGCTATCATCCGACTATCTGGGGCCTCGTTGTGTATGCTGTGAGGGTAAATGCCTATTTCCTGAACCCATCAGGTCTGAATTTAAACTGACTGCTGCAACATTTTGGGCCTTTTGACTCTGAGTATTATCTTGACTGAAACAGACCCCAGGGTGCAGTGGAAAAATCAATAGTCACCCAGCAGCTAAGGCAGTGCTGTTACTGGATACCCCATTGTGTTGTGTTCAGGGGCTGTGCTCTCTTAAGTGGGCCAGGTAGAGATGTAGGTTGAAAGGGGGTGGGACAAGGGGTGGGGgtttggggaggagggggaggggggggggggtgctcagtCCCCTCCCTATGGGCGGGGGTCTTTGAGCCAagtggaagaggggagagagctgtGAAACCAGGGGTGAGGGAACAAGAAGCCCTGTGTTCTCACTGAAGTGCGTGgctctaacatacacacacagacacacctgtgaAAGACAGCAGCCAGAAGGGTGAATTTATAATGAAGAGAGAGGCCAGGGCTACACGAAGCAGGGTCTTTTGGTCTATGTGGCATGgtatgagaatgtgtttgtcATTGCAGTAGATATTACATAGACAGTAGACATTGGCAATGCGACTTTGTCATTCACTGATAGTTGTTGACCTGTactgtatcccccccccccccccccccccacacacacacacacacacacacacagaaggaccagGCACTGCAGTTCTTGagccaggaggagcaggagtgcATCCTGTTCTTTGAGGAGACCATTGACTCTCTGGAGGAGGAgtttgaggagggggaggcccaCAAGAGGCAAGAGGAGGCAGGTAGCCCCGTGGACGTGTGTGATGGACCCCCCACCTTAGCATCCACCCCCAGGTCCCACCCCAGCACCTTGCCCCCATTCAGCCGCGACACCATGGACTCCAACCCGAAAGACCAGGACATTATAGACCTGGTTCGGCCAGAACCAGGGCCAGCCCAGGCCAAAGAGAAGATGTTCAACCCAGCTATGCCAGGTACACTAGTCTACCTCAATCTCGAGATAATCCTCAGAAAAGGTATTGAACCACCCATTCTGGAATTGAGAGAGCAAATTTCTTTATGTTAACTTATCCATCTTTCTGCCTTCCAGATTTCCAGAGCATGGCTGTGAATCCTCAGAGCCATATTGAGATGAAGCCACGACGTGAGCCAATAAACAACTTCCCTGCAGAGTACAACCCTCCCCTGCCCAGCGGCAGCCAATCAGGGTCTGCAGATAACTATGGCCACTCCCAGTACCACCCTGTGggctccatccccacccctgtCCTTATTGCTCAGAAGATCGCAGAGAATCAAGGAGGCGGAGCCACTAATAttgacccctcccttctccgtCGTAGAAGTCTGGACTCCGAGAGAATGCCCACCTCCCCCGACCACAATGTCAAACATGGTCCGCCCACATCCACCAAGCCCAGCCGCTTTCCTGGCAACATTAGCATGATAATGGGCAGCAAAGAGCACCATGGCCAATCACTGACCAGCGTGAACCTCCAGGACAGGAGGGCTCAGATGCTGGCTAACCTATCAGGGACGGCGCACCCTCTGGAGATGGAGCAGCCCCATTTGACGTCCCAGCTGACTGCCCGCAATGTTCCCACCCGCAGTGTCTCCTTCAGGGACCCCACCCCAGATAAGTCCAGGATGGAGGCACTGTCCAAACTGGGCCTGACCCGAAACAGAGCTATGTCTGGGGACCGAACCAAAGTCCctgtcctcacctccaccccttcgCCTTCCCCAGCACCTGCAAACCCCTCGCCTCCTGCAACAGTCAGCTCTGAGCCAGTCCACCATGAGCCCAAgtctgtctcccctccatctGAAATCTCCTCGCTGGACTTTAACAGTTACGGTGGGAAAAGTATTGTGGTCCACCCTTCTACAGCCCCTAGGAGTGATGTTACTGTGTCCAACAGCCATGATACTAAGATCCAGCCTGCGGTGCTGGCCACACCTAGTGACTTCAACAGCTATGGTGGGAAGAGCAAGGTCATGACCCCTGCCCCTGGTCCTGAGGTCAGGAGTGACCTCCCAGATATCCTGAGATCCCACAAAGCTGTGctagccccagctccagccctagccccaggcccagccaaGCCAGAGGCCCTGCCTTATGAGCTCAACAGCTATGGGGGCAAGAGTAGAACCATGACACCATCCTCAGCAGCACACTCCACCCCAGATGTGTCCACACACTGCCCAGTAAAGACCTCCAGAGCCCCAGCCCCTTCCCCGGCCCCCAGGCCTACCCGCAGCCAAGCTCCCCCTAGCCCTCAGAGAAAGATGTcgcttccctcctctccagagccCCGGAGGAGGTCCATCTCCAAGCCCCCCTCGTTCCGTTCCCAAGGGATCACCGTGCAGTTCTCTGGACGGGGAGCGACGGATGAGTCACGGAGGGAAGCCCTCCGGAAACTAGGACTGCTGAAGGAAACTTCCTAACTCTGGGCCGTCAACTTCATGTTCCCCTTCTTGGAGTCCCACTGTTTGATGGACTGGGGTTTCTGTCTTGTGACACGTGGCATGAGACCTACTTTATCCATAGAGTGAATGAAACAGGATATTGTATGTACTGTAACCTCAACAGCTGTCTTTCAGTTCCTGGCCAATGGGAATGCTGACAATCAAGTTTAACAGTCTCACATGGTGCGGttgcagacacatgcacacacacacacacagatcaaacacTAAAGCTTACACAAATCACTCTATTAACCCTGTCTTAGCTGTCATACAGGTCTTTATTGTTCTCGAACATTTACTTTTCCTCTTATTCATAACACACTGAATGCCTCTAAGATCATTTGAACCAAACTGACTCTTGATGGTGGAGCATACAAGTTCAACAAGAAATGGAGGAACCACCTAAATGTGTTGGCACATTTGGCAAGAACATATTATCACCTGGATGTCTAGGAATGCTTACAGTACTCTCACTCTCCAAAGAAAGCATGATATGATGAGGTTTGCTCTGTATGAAAGTGACATCATGTTGAGCAGTTGATGTTGGTAATGTCTTAGCCCTTATTTGTCTCCTAATAACTGATGGCCATGTTTTCATTAGTTTGTTTACTGACTTGGGCAGTTTTCCGCTATTCAACATTTAAGAACACGAGCAAGAATGGACTTTCAAGCACTTTCCTAGTGTTTGAAGGTTTCCTATAACATTCAGGACAGTATATGATAACTATATCTGTGGTGAATAGATCCAAGTAATTTACTCACACATATCATACTTCCTGTGCTGTAATTGACAGTTTCAGAGACAGGTAATCAGTAATAATTATGATGATTTTATCATGTTGCAATTATGCTTTTGGTATACCTAATACATGTCATATGAGGTAATCCTATTGTGTTGGGTTATATATAGGGGATAAAGAAATGTTGGACATTTTTACGGAATTGTATTGATTAACTCTGATGTGACAGTATGTCACTGAGAAGACACTAGACTTGAGTTGCTTTGAGCAGTGAAGGACATGACTGTGGTAGCTACCCAGTTGGCTGAggggtatttacatttagtcatttagcagacgctcttatccagaccgacttacagtaagtacagggacattccccccgaggcaagtagtgaagtgccttgcccaaggacaaaacgtaatttggcatggctgggaatcaaactgacaaccttcagattactagcccgactccctcaccgctcagccacctgactcctatttTTATTCCTTCATGCCTCCCACACCGAACCAGACCATGAAATGTGGGCTGACTTTTACTACTTAGTTGTtgggaaagaaaaataatattCTTTAGCCATAAAATCCATTAATACTTAGAGAATAATACGTGCTTGTTGTTTTGCTGCTTTGTTGTTGATGAGTAGGCTGTTCCAACATGTTTAATGTAATCAAAATCAAtgttcccctgtgtgtgtctgtgtgtgtgtgagtgtgtgtgtgtgtgtgtgtgtgggtgtgggtgtgtgtgtgtgtgtgtgtgttagagcctctgtgtgtttgtctgcgtgCATGTGTAGGTATGAAAGAGGCAGAAAGATAGATGTATGGTTTTGTTGATGTATATGGGAGAGAAAGATGTCCATTTCCATGCTTTCTGTATTTCTCATAAGACTCCGGTTTTTGTAGTTAATCTAC
The Osmerus eperlanus chromosome 17, fOsmEpe2.1, whole genome shotgun sequence DNA segment above includes these coding regions:
- the echdc3 gene encoding enoyl-CoA hydratase domain-containing protein 3, mitochondrial; its protein translation is MARNLLYRAADVVQLCRLTLLTGARPLSTQTQKDPLTVRLQKNGIRNITLNNPRKRNALSLAMLGSLREDILADIDSEDLRVIIISAKGPVFSSGHDLKELTSAQGREYHKNVFQTCSEVMTLIQEIPVPVIAMVNGVATAAGCQLVASCDIAVVTEKSTFATPGVNVGLFCSTPAVAIGRAVPRKVAMEMLFTGSPISAQDALLHGLVSKVVPEECLEEVTMEMARRVCQTSRPVVALGKATFYRQMAQGREAAYATASRVMVDNLSLRDGQEGIRAFFEKRNPVWTNSTEKAHE
- the LOC134037654 gene encoding proline and serine-rich protein 2 — translated: MPTSGTKSQPVTMDFHVKANPHLQFEVNGGHDGGRRKSQSRTRSKDQALQFLSQEEQECILFFEETIDSLEEEFEEGEAHKRQEEAGSPVDVCDGPPTLASTPRSHPSTLPPFSRDTMDSNPKDQDIIDLVRPEPGPAQAKEKMFNPAMPDFQSMAVNPQSHIEMKPRREPINNFPAEYNPPLPSGSQSGSADNYGHSQYHPVGSIPTPVLIAQKIAENQGGGATNIDPSLLRRRSLDSERMPTSPDHNVKHGPPTSTKPSRFPGNISMIMGSKEHHGQSLTSVNLQDRRAQMLANLSGTAHPLEMEQPHLTSQLTARNVPTRSVSFRDPTPDKSRMEALSKLGLTRNRAMSGDRTKVPVLTSTPSPSPAPANPSPPATVSSEPVHHEPKSVSPPSEISSLDFNSYGGKSIVVHPSTAPRSDVTVSNSHDTKIQPAVLATPSDFNSYGGKSKVMTPAPGPEVRSDLPDILRSHKAVLAPAPALAPGPAKPEALPYELNSYGGKSRTMTPSSAAHSTPDVSTHCPVKTSRAPAPSPAPRPTRSQAPPSPQRKMSLPSSPEPRRRSISKPPSFRSQGITVQFSGRGATDESRREALRKLGLLKETS